TCGAAGTGATTGAAACCAAGGAAGAGTCGATCCGCGTTCCCGCGGGCACTTTCACTTGCCTGTACATCAAAGCGAAAACCAAAGACGGCGAAGCGCAACAATGGGTCAACCTGAAAGACATCCCGGTCTTCGGAATGGTCAAGTCGATCATGCAATCGCAGTTCGGACCCGTGACTATCGAACTGACTTCGTTTAAAAAGCAATAATGCCGACGAACGAAACTCTCAGTTTCAGAAGGAGTTCCCTCGCGGGAGCTCCTTTTTATTTGGTGCTCTTATTGTCCCTCTCTTGTTTTGCGAGGGCGGCCAACACTGAAACCTACCGCGACATCATCGAAAAGGCCCAGACGCTGAGTTTGCAGAAAGAGCGGGGGCACGCCCTGCAACTTCTGACGAGTTCACTCACGCGGGAGTCAAAGAAGGGCCCGGCTCCGAAAGAGTTGGTGACCGCACTTGAAGAGGTAGCGTCGCTCTTTCTAAGTGATAAAGCCCAGCAGCTTTATGAACTGGCGTTGTCTTTACGTGAAAACGAACCGCAGCTCGCTTTGCAGAAATTGGCCGATGCCGCGAAGCTCGAGCCCGATAACCTCCAAATCCAACTCGAACAGTTCCGCGTGTCTTCGATCTTGGGGAACTGTAATGAGGCGGGGGCGGCGATCCTACGTCTTTACGAGAGTTTGTCGACGCTGGAAGTCGTTCGCTTGGCGGCGGCGCAAGCGCAGCTGTGCCGGAACCAGCTCGACGACGCCCAGAAAATCCGGAACGGCTTCGATTTTCGCAAATCCCCCCTGATGCCGGTGTGGACCAGCACGGATGTCGAGATCTTGCTTCGGCAGAAGAAGGGCGACAAAGCGCTGGAGTCCCTCGCGCAGGCGCAGAAGGTCGACCCCGATTTTCCCGAAACCTACTACTGGCAGTGGCGGGCCGAGCAGGATTTGAAAAAAGTTTCGGAAAAGCCGGGCCCCAAGTACGTGGCCCTTTGCAAGAGCCTCTCCCCCCGCTCTTACCGGCGTTACCTGGCCGAACCCTTTTTGTGCCGACGGGTGCAGGAGGTTGAAAGTTCGCTGAAGAAGAACAATACTCCTTCGGCATGAACCTTCGTTTGTTTTTTGGTGCCATCGGCCTTTCGTTCTTCACGCTGTCTTGCGGGGTGAAGGGGAAACCCTTGCCGCCTTTAACCGCGCCGCCCATCGGCCGCGGACAGCCGACAATGGCGCAACCGCCGGAAGAGGCGACGCCCACACCGACTCCCGAGCCGCGTTCGGGCGGGAGTACCGGACGATGAGTTTGGCGACGCGCACATGGACGCACATGAATGGCGCGGGGAATAGTTTCTTCGTGATCGATGCGCGTGAAAATCCCCTGCAAGAAAGTTCCCAAGACCGCGCGGCCTTCGCGAAGAAGTTGTGCTCGCGGACACCCGGTCTGGCGGCGGACGGACTTTTCATTCTGGAGAAGGCCGCCGGCCTGGATTTTAAATGGGACTTCTACAACTCGGATGGCAGTCATGCCGAAATGTGCGGAAACGCCTCGCGCTGCGCGACCCGCTTTTTTTTGGATCGCGTGCGCGAGCAAAACGAAGTGCGATTTGAAACGGCGGCGGGAGTGATCGTGGGGCAAAAAGTGGCCCACGATGTTTATCGAGTCCGCATGCCCGAGATCCCGTCGGCCGGGGCGCCGCGTGCGTTGACCGTCGAAGGACGGGTCGGTGATTTCTACTTCGTGAATACGGGAGTGCCGCATCTGGTGATCCCGGAAGCTCCGTCGAAAGAACGGGCGCTGCAACTTCGCCAGGCCCCCGAGCTAGGCGCCGCGGGGTCGAATGTAACTTTCGTTGAAAGGCTAAGCGAGACGAAATTCAACGCCGTGACCTTTGAGCGTGGCGTTGACGATTACACGCTGGCTTGCGGAACGGGGGCGACCGCGGCGGCGGCCTTTGCGCGGATGCAGGCGCCGCATGCGACGGTTTTCGAGATCCAAATGCCCGGTGGGCTTTTGAAGGTCGAGTGGGTCGGCGACCGGCAAGCGTATTTGTCCGGACCCGCGGTCATCGATTTTGACGTGAAACTGGGAGAGTGAATATGGGAGCGCAACTGGGACATCAATTCCGCGGCATCATCACGGCTTTGGCCACGCCCTTTCTGCACGGACAAGTCGATTACGAATCGCTGGGCCGTTTGGTGGAGTGGCAAACGAGCCAAGGCGTGGACGGTTTCGTCGTGCACGGCACGACGGGTGAAAGCCCCACGGTCGAAGGCGAAGAGCGTTTCAAGATCTATAACTTCATTCGTTCGCGGGTGGGTCGGGATTTCCCGTTGATCGTGGGTACGGGTACGAATTCGACGGCGCACACGATCCAACTTTCGAAAGAGGCCGAGAGCTGGGGAGCGGACGGCATCCTCGTCGTGGTCCCCTATTACAACAAGCCGCCGCAAGCGGGGCTGCTGGAGCACTTCAAATCGGTCGCGTCGAGCGTGTCGATCCCGACGGTGCTTTACAATGTTCCCGGACGTACGATCACCTCTTTGAGCGTCGAGACGATTCAAAAACTCAGTCTGCACCCACGCATCGTCGGTATCAAAGAGGCTTCGGGTGATTTGAAAATGGCGCAAGAGATTCGCAAAGCTTGCGGCGAAAAGTTCACCTTGCTTTCGGGTGATGACGGCACGGCGGACGACTTCCAACGCCAAGGGGGGCAAGGTGTGATCTCGGTCACCTCGCATGTCATCCCGAAGGCGATGAAGAATCTGGAAACCAATAAATACCAAGAGGTCGTGGATCTGATGTTCGTGGAAGCGAATCCGATCCCGCTGAAGATGGCCTTGTATTGGATGAAAATCATCGCCTCGCCGGAAATGCGTTTGCCGCTGGTGCCGCTTTCCGAGCCCGCACAAGAAAAACTGAAAGCCGCAATGGCGAAAGCGGGGCTTCTGTGAGTTCGTTGCGGTTGGGTTTGGTCGGCGCCGCCGGCCGTATGGGTCAAGAGATCGTCGAGATCACCCAGGAAACGCCGAAACAGTGGAAGCTTGAGTTCGCGAATTCTAAAATCGAAATCGCGGGCTTCAAAACCAGCCGTGATGACGTGAATGCCTTAGCGAAAAGTGCCGCGGACGTCGTGATCGATTTTTCGTCGCCCGAGGCTTTGCGAGCGTTGTTGAAAGCGCTGACGAAGTCGCCGAAACCGCTTGTGAGTGGAACGACGGGCATCACTGACGCCGATATGAAAGCATTGAAGGCACTGGCGAAGAAGGCCCCCGTTTTCTGGGCGCCGAACACGAGCCTGGGCGTCGCGACCCTGAAGCAAGCTTTGCGGAGTCTGGCGGCGGTGGCGGACTATGACTTTCAAGTTGAAGAGGTCCATCACCGCTTCAAGAAGGATGCGCCTTCGGGTACGGCCAAACTTCTGAAAACGGAAGTCGACAAAGTCACCCGCAAGACTTCGCCCGCAGCGCTCAGCATGCGTGGGGGGGGCGTTCCGGGGCTCCATCGGGTATGGGCTTTCGGCCCCGAAGAATGGCTGTGCTTCGAACACATGGCCCTGCAAAGAAAAGTTTTTGCTCGCGGCGCCGTTCAAGTCGCGCGTTGGATCGTCGATCAGAAACCCGGTTTTTACTCTATGGATGATTATCTTTCGGAGAAGAATTGAGCTCGCCGGATTTACTGCTCATTGGACTGCGTTCGGATTTCCTGGCGGCGCTGGCGCCGTTGCAGACGTGGGTCGCGCAGGCCCGGGCGCGCTTTCCGGATTTGAAGCTTTCGAATGTTTATCGCGTGCAACCCGAGCGAACACAGAATGACTGGTTGTCAGAGCTGTGGGCGGTCGCGGGTGTTCCGGCTGATTTTGATGTGCACGAGCTCGAAGCGGTGCTGTTCTCGTTGGGGCAAGGTGTAAGCGTGGAAATGACGCCCCTTTTATGGGGTGACCGCGTGATGCTTCAGCCGCAGTTGCCGATTCCCCACCCCGATTTGCACCGCAACCTTGTCTTCTTGCAGTGCGCCTGCGAAGTGGACGCGAGCATCCGTCACCCTATCCTTGGACAAAGCCTTGGCGAGCGGCTACATCAGGAGAAAAGACTGACTCCGCTGGAGTTTTTCGCCCAAGGACGCCATCTTTTTGAACCTCGCTTGAAAGCACAGGAGTCGCCATGAAGTTCTTTATCGATACCGCCGACATCAACGAAATCCGCGCCGCCAACCAACGTGGATGGGTGGATGGAGTGACCACGAATCCTTCGCTCATCGCGAAGTCGGGTCGCGATTTTCATGAGGTCATCAAAGAGATCTGCAAAGAGGTTTCGGGTCCCGTTTCGGCCGAGGTTCTCTCGACCGAATCCGAAAAGATGTACGCCGAGGGACGTGAACTGGCGAAGCTGGCCAGCAACGTTGTCGTGAAAATTCCGATGACGGAAGACGGCCTCGTGGCCGTGCGCCGTTTGACCGCAGACGGCATCAAAACGAACGTGACGTTGGTGTTCTCGTCGGTGCAGGCCTTGCTCGTCGCCAAAGCGGGCGCGACCATGGTGTCCCCCTTCGTCGGACGCCTGGACGACATCGGGCAAGACGGCCTGAACCTCATCCAAGACATCGTGCAGATCTACGAAAACTACGATTTCCAGACGGAAGTCTTGGTCGCAAGCGTTCGTCATCCTATTCACCTGTCACAAAGTGCTATGATGGGAGCCGATATCGCGACGATGCCTTTGAAAGTCATGCAGCAGCTTTGTTTGCATCCGCTGACGGAAAAAGGCCTCAAAATGTTCATGGACGATTGGAATAAAGCGCAGAAGAAATGAAAAGAATCGGATGGGTGCTGATTTCACTCTTGCTCTCGGGTTGCGTCACCTCGGGTTATTACCTCGATGACGTGAATCGGAACATGCAGGACATCCGCACCTCGGTTCAGAACCTCTACGGAATCCAATCCGTCAGCGATAATGAGCGGGTGGTGCTTACGCCCCCGCTGAAAGCGGATCCGAACGATCCCACTCCCCCGAAACTTATGAAAAAGCGCGTTTACGCGCGCATCGTGATCGTGAACGACCAACGTCCATACCGAATCTGGGTCCAGGTGTACCAAGAACGGAAAGTGGGCGGCGAGTGGGTCGAGCTCGACATCGACGAACGTCTATCCGAAGAGTTCGCGCGCGAAATCCACCGCGAACTGATCGACAGTCGTGATAAACGGAATGTCATTGACGATTTTCGGGCCTTTTAGACAGACTGAAATCAGCTATGTCGAAGATCTGGTCGCGTTTTCCACGCCGATTTAGAATGTCACGGAACCGCTTCAGAGGGGTTGCCTTCCTGCGCGTGCTGGCCGCGATCTTCGCCTTGGTTTGGCTTATGCCCGATACGCGGCTGGAGCACCCACGGGTTCGCTTCATTTCGAAGCCGTTAAAAATTTCGGTTTCGAAAACCAACCCGCCCCGTTTGGCATTTGAAGAAACTCTGCAGATTCGTCGCGGTCCGCGGCTGGGCGAACCGATTCCCCGGGTGCCCGCAACGTTGGAGCGCGCGGTTTCGTTGAACGAAGTGATCGGGCGCGGACAGATGCGTCCCGCGCGCTTGGCGCTTTACTATCGTCATGTGGAGTTGCGGCCCATGGTGATCGCGCGGGATGAGGTCTTGCGCAGTGTGCGCGCGCAAAACGTGCCGGTGAAAACGACGGCGCCCGCACCGCGCTTGGCCGACGGTCCGGACATTCCCGAGCGTCGCTTCGAGCCGACGACTCCCCGTACGCCGACGCTCGATGAAATGAATTATTCGGGTGATGAAGCTTGGTTCGACAATCTTTCACCCAGACAACAACGCCTGCTGCAAGCGTCGGGCTTACGAAGCGCCGACCTGCGTGAGGCGATCGCGCCCGGTTTGGCGGAAACCTTGGCCGCAAAAGTCGAAGAAGAATTGAAGCGTCTGCAGGCGGGTGGAACGGTCATCACGCCCAGCGGTTCGCCCCAATTGCCGACGGAAGTCACCGTCAAAACCGAAGAAGATAAAAAGACGGAACCGCCCAAACACATCAAAGTGGCTGGCCATCTTTTCCTGGACGCGCTGACCGCCTTTTTGCCCGACCACCGGATTGAAGTCGTTTGGATGCGCGAGGGTATGAACCGTCGCACGGGTCGTTTCAGTATGAACGACTCGCATTTCTCAATCGACGTGGACGAATTGGCCGGTGCGGTTCGTTTAGAGATGTACGACCGCGGGGGGCACGTCGTGGCCGCCGGGGGCGTGCGCTTGTCGCCCGAGCTGAGTTCCCAGTCGCTGACGCAGCTGCAAGTGCGTATGCGTCCTGTCGGTCAGGTCGCTTCGACCTTTACGGATTTCTACAAACAGCCGACGGAGCTTTTCGCGCTGAACCGCAAAGGCAAAGTGTGGTCATTCGGTAAAAACCCAATTCGCACGAAAGCGTCGTTTGATTCCGCATCCACTTTCGAGGCGGATCCCCAAGGACAGCTCTTTATCGACGGCATCGCGGGCGGTTCGTCGTCGTTCGCGATGACGGAAAGCGCCGATTATTATCCGTCCTTGCATATGATCACTTCGGGTCAGCAAGAGGCTCTGCCCTTGATCTCGAAGAAGACCGCCAAGGCGATGCTGGAGATCATCGAGCAGCAACTGGGATTCACGGACGCGCAAAAGAACGGCGCGATCGTCATGGGTCAAGTCACCGCCGACGGCCGGGCGTTGTCGGGCGCCGACGTTTCCTTGGAAGGTTATCCCGAGGCGCGTCCGGTGTACCTGAATGAAGTGTTGATTCCGGACCCGCATTTGAAGACGACGAGCGGCTCGGGTTATTTCGTTTTCGTGCATTTGCCGCAGGGGTTTTACTCTTTGCGCGCGATGCGGGGACCGCAGTTCGTCGGTTACGGAAATGTGGTCAACGAACCGCAGGCGGCTTCCTTCGTGGAGTTGCGTGAGTCCAGCCGTTTCGCGCCCTTTGATATTCGTGTCTTCGACGCTTTTGCGGGGACCGCGCAGTCCGCAGAGCTCGCGCTGCAGTCGCTCAATCAGAACATCCAAATTTCCGGTTACGGGCAGATCCAGCACCCGATCTTGGCGCAGTACACGATGCTCGAGGCGACTCCGGCATCTGACGATCATGTCCCCGCGATTTACCCTTATCTGGGTGACGCGGAATTCGTGCATTTGCCGTTAATCCCGCGCGCATGGTTGGACGAAAAGATCGCCGCCACAAAGATCAATGTGCTTCCGGAAACAGGCGCGATCATCGGCTTCAGCGAGCAAGGTGGCTACGAGATTTCTTTGCCGCACCTTCCGGACAATGCGGAAACACAGGTGATCTATTTCGATGTTCAAGGGCGTCAGGTGCCCGCCTCGGTGGAAAATGGCGGTTTTCTGCTGGTGAACGTGCCGGCCGGGGCGCAGACCGTGGTCCTACAGCACGCGCTGGGCGGAGTCGTGAGCCGCGTCCTGAACGCGGACGCCGAGCGCCTTACGGTTTCGAAGTTCGTTTTCTAAAAAAATCCCCTCGATCTTCGAAGGATTTGAATTCATCCAAGCTGGTTCCGCCGGGACTCAGTAGCAGCATCGCGCCCGATTTTAATGAAGGTAAAATGTGATCCAGTGCCGCCGCGAGGGTGGGGGAAACTTCGCCGGGCAAAGCCGATTTTGCGCGTGCGAGCTCACCGCATTCGCCGAAGAAGTGAAATTGGAACCCACGGCCTTTCAGTGCGTTCAGTTGCTCCCACGGCAGGTTCTTATCTCGCCCGCCTAAAAGAAGGTGCGCACTTTTCCGGTGGGCGACGAGCTCCGCGACGGAGTCCGCGGCCTGCAGAACGGACGCCATCGTCGTCGCTTTGCTGTCGTTCAAAAAAAGGATGCCGTCGCGTTCACCCAAGTTTTCCAGGCGATGCGCCAAGCCGGGGAAGTTCAGCAGTCCCTGATAAAATTCGGGCGGCATGGCGTGCGCCTGTCCCCAGCTCCAGACGAGCGCCAGGTTGTCACGGTTGTGTAAGCCGACCATCTTCATTTTCTGGAAGTTTTCGGCCGCGAGATCGTGCCGGTCGGTCCAGTGATCGCGGGCATCTTGAAAACGGTCGCGGTACTTCGTCAGATCGAGACCCGAGTTATTGAAAAAGCGGGGGCCGGGCGTTTTGGCGGCGAGGCTCAGCTTCGTTTCGTAATATTCCTCAAGCGAGTCGTAGCGCTCGAGGTGATTGGGTGTCAGCGAAGTGAGAATCGTCGATCCCGGCTTGAACGACGCGAAGTTTTCAAGCTGGTAAGAGGAAAGCTCCAGGACGACGTACTCCGCCGGAGGGCGCTGGTCCTTCACGCGCTCAAGTGCGTAGCGCGCGAAAGGGAATCCCAAATTTCCACCGGTGAAGTTCGAAATGCCCGCGGCATCCAAACCCGCTCCCAGTAAGGAGGTGACCGTGCTTTTACCGACGGCGCCGGTGATACCCACGACTTTTTCGCTCGTCAGGCATTGGGCGGCGAGCTCAAGTTCACTGGACAGCCGCACTCCTTGCTTTAAGAGCTGCTGGATCCACGGCGTGCGCAGCGGCACTCCGGGACTCACGACCAGGGTCTCGGGATTGCGCGCGATCACCTCTTCGGGGGTGCGTGCGTCGCAGGGCGATTTTTGATCGTGGGTGATGATGCGCTCCCGAGGGATTCCCCGACCCAGTAAGAGGTCCAAGGCGGACTGCCCGCTCAAACCCAGACCGATGATCGCGATGGGGAGTGGTGGCTGGTTCTGGGGCACGGGACTTGCCTTTCGCTAAAGCGGCATCAAAATAGAGATAAGATGGGGTTAACAGAAGAGTGGTCAAAAGCCAAGTTCACGGCGGTCATCAGCGATTTGCACCTGACCGAAGCGGAGCCCGTGAATCCCCGCTTCCCGCTGTGGAAGAAGTATAAAACCCGTGAGTTTTTCTTCGATCAGGTCTTTGGCGACTTCCTGAATGAAATCGAAAAGCGTGCCGGTGACGAACAAGTCGAATTGATCTTGAACGGCGACATTTTCGATTTCGACAGCGTGATGAAGATGCCCGACCAACCCGCTTTCCGGATTTCGAATCTGGAAAAGAAGCGGGGCCTGTTCGCGCGTCCCGAGCGTTCACAATTCAAAATTCAAGTCATCACGGATCACCACGCGGAATTTTTCTGGCATTTGAGAAGTTTCCTAAGGCGCGGACATCGTGTCGTTTTCATCGTGGGCAATCACGACGTGGAACTGCACTTTCCCGAGGTGCAGTCGCATCTACTGGACGTGCTGGATCCGGACGAGCGCGCGCGCGGCCGTATCCGCTTTTGTGAGTGGTTTTACATTTCAAACGGCGACACGTTGATCGAGCACGGGAATCAGTACGACCCTTACTGCGTTTGCGAAGACCCGGTGCAACCTTTCGCCCGTGGCTATAACTACAAGACGTTGCGGTTACCGTTCGGCAACATGGCTTGCCGATATATTCTGAATGGACTGGGATTCTTCAATCCCCACGTCGAATCGAATTACATCATGACGGTCACCGAGTACGTGAAGTTCTTCCTGAAGTACATGGCCCGCGCGCAACCGCTGCTGATTCTGACGTGGCTGGGCGGTGCGTTCATGACGCTTCTGATGTCGATGAAAGATCGACTGTCGGTCGCGATCCGCGATCCGTTGCGCATCGAGGACCGCATCGAGGAAATCGCCGCCCGGTCGAACGCGACGCCACGTATGGTGCGGGAGCTGAAAGAGTTGGCCGCCGAGCCCGCGACCGGGGACATCTTCGCGATGGCCCGTGAGTTGTGGTTGGACCGCGCTTTGATCGTGTTTTTCGCCTTTTTCCTTATTTTGGAAGCGTTCGTGCTGATCAATACGGTTTTTCACGTCTCGTTTTATTGGATGTTCATTCCCCTGTTCGCGATGCTCCCGTTTTTTCTTTTCTATAGCCAGTCGATCCAAAGTTTGGTTTCAGGCTATAAAGAACCCGATGAGCGCATCTTAAGCACGGCGGGTCAGATCACGAAAACGAACCGGATCGTGTACGGGCACACCCATATCATGCGCCACGAAATGATCGGTTCCGTGGAGCATCTGAACTCGGGCTGCTGGTCACCGGCATTTTTGGACGTGGAGTGTACGCGCCCCATCGGCCAGAAAACCTTCGTGTGGATCGAGCCCGAAGAGGAATATCGACGCGCCCACCTGTACCAATTTGCGGATGGCGCCATCCAAGAGATCAAAGCTTTGCCGCGGTCGGGCGGCTAACCACGCGCCGCGCATCGCGACTTTGGGTTTGCTTGGCCCGCTTTTGCGGTGTCAAATTCAACCCATTGGAGAAGGAGTCTTCCATGGCAGAAGTTTTGGTTGTGACAAGCAAAGTCAAAAAGTACATCAAAGAAAAAGGCGGAATGAACACTTCGGCTGAAACGATCGACGTGCTCAGCAAAGCGATCGAGCAACTGTGCGCAAAAGGCATGGACTCGGCGAAAGCGGACGGCCGTAAGACCGTTATGGCTCGCGATATCGTGATCGATCACCTGTAATTTGGTTTTCAACCGGCCGTCGTCTTCGGGCGTGCGGCCGGATTCAGCCGACGAGAGCTTGCAGCTCGTCCCAGCTGATCATCTTCACCCCGAGGCTCTGCGCTTTATCGACCTTTGAGCCCGGATCGTCGCCCACCACCAAATAAGACAATTTCGAACTGACCGAGCTCAGAAGCTTTCCGCCGTTGGCCTCGATGAATTCGTGCGCCTGATCCCGTTTCACGGGAAGCGTGCCGGTGACGAGGAAGCTGAGGCCCGAGAAGGGGCCTTCCGCTTTTCGCCGTGGGGCTTCGAATTCCAAGCCCGCCTTCAGAAGGCGTTTGAACTCGGCTTGGAACTGTTTGTTTGAAAGCGACTGCTGAATGTTTTCGGCGACTTTGGGTCCGATATCGGGAACTTTCAAAAGCTCTTCTTCGCTCGCCTCTAGGAACTTTTCGGGCGTACCGAAATGGTCGGCGAGCATTTTCGCGGTCTGCTCACCCACCATCCGAATCCCCATGGCGAAGATAAGGCGTCCCAAGGTCGTCTTTCGCGACTTGTCGATCGAGGCAAGGATGTTGTCGGCGGACTTTTCGCCCTGGCGTTCGAGCGAAAGGATGTCGGATTTTTTCAGATGATAAAGGTCCGAATATTTGCGGACGAGTTCCGCGTCGAAGAAGGCTTCAATCAACTTGTCCCCGACTTTGTCCACATTCATCGCGCGGCGGGCGACGAAGTGTTTCAGCGATTCCTTCATCACGGCGGGGCAGAGGGGGTTCACGCAGCGAAGGACGACTTCGTCCTCTTGTTTCGTGACGGGCTCCGCGCAGGCGGGGCAACGATCCGGCATCTGGAAGGCGTGCGACTTCGCGGGACGTTTTTCAAGAATCACGGAAACGATTTCGGGAATGACATCCCCGGCGCGGTGAACGATGACGCTGTCGCCGACGCGGACGTCTTTGCGTTCGAGCTCTTCGCTGTTGTGTAGGGTCGCGTTCGTGATCGTCACGCCGCCGACTTTGACCGGCGCCATGATCGCGACGGGAGTCAGCGCGCCCGTGCGCCCCACTTGAATGACGATGTTTTCGATCAGGGTTTCGGCCTGCTGCGGTTTGTATTTCGCGGCGGTCGCCCAGCGGGGGCTGCGGGCGACGATACCCAGATCGTTTTGCAAGCGCAGGGAGTTCACCTTCACGACGATCCCGTCGATCTCGAAGGGCAAGTCGTACCGAAGCTTTTCGATGTCGTGATAGAAGGCGACGATCTCTTCCGCACCGTTCACGGGCCGGCGTAAATGCATGCCGCCCACTTCGCCGGCGACGGGAAGCCCCCACTCACCGAACTGCGTTTCAAGCTCGTTCTGGGTTTTGAATTCACGATCCTCGATGACGCCCGCCGAGTAAGCGAAGAAGCGGAGCGGTCGACTGGCGACGATACTCGAATCGAGTTGGCGCAAAGTTCCCGCGGCGGCGTTGCGGGGATTGGCGAAAACCGAAAGACCTAAATCGTCTTGGGTCTCGTTCAATTTCACGAAATCCTTCTTGAACATCAGCACCTCGCCGCGGATTTCGGCGAGCGAGGGTGGGTTGGCATCGTTCAACGTCAGGGGGATGGCGCGAATAGTTTTCACATTCTGCGTGACATCTTCGCCGACGGAACCGTCGCCTCGCGTGAGGGCACGGGTGAGTTCACCCTTTTCGTAAATCAGTTCCAAAGCGAGACCGTCGAATTTCAATTCGCACAAATACTCGACGGGTCCCTCGGTATTGAGAACTTTGCGCACGCGCGTGTCGAAGTCGACGAGGTCCTCGGGTGAGTAGCTGTTGGTTAACGACAACATCGGTAACCGGTGGGGAGCCTTGACGAATTGCTCGAGTGGCGGGGCGCCGACCCTTTGGGTGGGGGATCCGCGACGATCCAGCTCCGGATGGGCCTCTTCCATTTCGCGCAGCTCTTTGAAGAGCTTGTCGTATTCGAAATCCCCGACCAGCGGCTGGTCCAAAACGAAGTAGGCATGGTCGTATTTGGTCAGCAGATCTTTCAGTTCGCGGTGCCGGGATTCTACGGATGATTTCGCGGATTTGGAGGCCATCCTTGGGTTCTGACAAAGTTGCGTTCAGGGGTCAAATGTGATGAATTACG
The window above is part of the Pseudobdellovibrionaceae bacterium genome. Proteins encoded here:
- the ligA gene encoding NAD-dependent DNA ligase LigA yields the protein MASKSAKSSVESRHRELKDLLTKYDHAYFVLDQPLVGDFEYDKLFKELREMEEAHPELDRRGSPTQRVGAPPLEQFVKAPHRLPMLSLTNSYSPEDLVDFDTRVRKVLNTEGPVEYLCELKFDGLALELIYEKGELTRALTRGDGSVGEDVTQNVKTIRAIPLTLNDANPPSLAEIRGEVLMFKKDFVKLNETQDDLGLSVFANPRNAAAGTLRQLDSSIVASRPLRFFAYSAGVIEDREFKTQNELETQFGEWGLPVAGEVGGMHLRRPVNGAEEIVAFYHDIEKLRYDLPFEIDGIVVKVNSLRLQNDLGIVARSPRWATAAKYKPQQAETLIENIVIQVGRTGALTPVAIMAPVKVGGVTITNATLHNSEELERKDVRVGDSVIVHRAGDVIPEIVSVILEKRPAKSHAFQMPDRCPACAEPVTKQEDEVVLRCVNPLCPAVMKESLKHFVARRAMNVDKVGDKLIEAFFDAELVRKYSDLYHLKKSDILSLERQGEKSADNILASIDKSRKTTLGRLIFAMGIRMVGEQTAKMLADHFGTPEKFLEASEEELLKVPDIGPKVAENIQQSLSNKQFQAEFKRLLKAGLEFEAPRRKAEGPFSGLSFLVTGTLPVKRDQAHEFIEANGGKLLSSVSSKLSYLVVGDDPGSKVDKAQSLGVKMISWDELQALVG